The following coding sequences lie in one Opisthocomus hoazin isolate bOpiHoa1 chromosome 7, bOpiHoa1.hap1, whole genome shotgun sequence genomic window:
- the SYT8 gene encoding synaptotagmin-8: MAAAARKGRATASPLASSPMAITTTAWPDVLDGWLSRIPLPKWALIAVAVAVAILLLLFVICVVRCCCGKKKPKKKERISLHAVSSSTTASLVHPEMEDLEQGAAQTGRGKLQYSLEYNFRAQELKVGVKQAAELKAMDSGGTSDPYVIIYLTSDMKKKYETKVYRKTLNPIFNESFTFQVPQVEVPESTLVMQIYDFNRFAKHDIIGEVRLPLASVSLQHVIEQWSDLAVASKVKEERLGEICFSLRYVPSTGMLTVLILEAKKLKRMDSRRLSDPFVKVHLILNRKKWKKKMTSVKKNTLSPYFNEVFVFDVPFNQIQNVDVVISVWDHDKVTKNEPIGKLFLGCRATGNQLRHWSDMLSNPRRPLAQWHSLQPPDVVDKALGLKSHLKLPLPPR; this comes from the exons atggctgcagcagccaggaaAGGCAGGGCGACGGCCTCCCCGCTCGCCAGCAGCCCCATGGCCATCACCACCACGGCTTGGCCGGATGTCCTGGATGGCTGGCTTAGTCGGATCCCAT TACCCAAATGGGCACTCATTGCTGTGGCTGTGGCAGTGgccattctcctcctcctcttcgtcaTCTGCGTCGTCAGGTGCTGCTGTGGCAAGAAGAAGCCCAAGAAGAAGGAGAGAATCAGCTTGCACGCCGTCAGCAGCTCCACCACGGCCAGCCTT GTCCATCCTGAGATGGAGGACCTGGAGCAAGGCGCGGCGCAGACGGGGCGAGGAAAGCTGCAGTACTCCCTGGAGTACAACTTCCGTGCGCAGGAG CTGAAAGTTGGCGtgaagcaggcagcagagctgaaggcCATGGACAGTGGAGGCACATCTGATCCATATGTGATCATCTACCTAACGTCTGATATGAAGAAGAAGTATGAGACCAAGGTTTACCGCAAGACCCTGAACCCCATCTTCAATGAGAGCTTCACTTTCCAG GTACCCCAGGTGGAGGTGCCTGAATCCACACTGGTGATGCAGATCTATGACTTCAACCGCTTTGCCAAGCACGACATCATTGGCGAGGTCCGGCTGCCCCTGGCCAGCGTCAGCCTGCAGCACGTCATCGAGCAGTGGAGCGACCTGGCGGTGGCCAGTAAAGTGAAG GAAGAGCGGCTGGGCGAGATCTGCTTCTCACTGCGCTatgtccccagcactgggatgCTGACAGTGCTCATCCTGGAAGCCAAGAAGCTGAAGCGGATGGACTCCCGCAGGCTCTCAG ATCCTTTTGTCAAGGTGCATCTCATCCTGAACaggaagaaatggaagaagaagatgacaagtgtgaaaaaaaacaccttaagcCCTTACTTCAATGAGGTGTTTGTTTTTGATGTGCCTTTCAATCAGATCCAG AATGTGGACGTGGTCATCTCCGTCTGGGATCACGACAAAGTGACCAAGAACGAGCCCATCGGCAAACTCTTTCTGGGCTGCCGGGCCACGGGCAACCAGCTGCGGCACTGGTCTGACATGCTGTCCAACCCACGCCGGCCCCTCGCCCAGTGGCACAGCCTGCAGCCCCCGGACGTGGTCGACAAAGCCCTGGGGCTGAAGTCCCACCTCAAGCTGCCCCTGCCCCCCAGATAG